In the genome of uncultured Sphaerochaeta sp., the window TCCCTCTGCGGTGATGAGCGTGAAAGAACCGATGGTGACCAGGCTCTCTCCATCCCGTACATTGAACGGCATGAAGAGAACCATGAACAGCAACATAGGAAGAATGGAAAGGAAGGTCTTGGCAATGTGGGAGAAGCCGGTGTTGATCGCGCCCAGCAGTACGAGCAACCCTACCACCGTGTACAGGCCTACCAAGCTCACCGGCAGGAAAAACCAGATGCAGAGCAGAAGTACGGAAAGCAACTTTGCCCTTGGATCAAAGCGATAGAGCAAGCCCTTTCCCGCTACGAAGGTGTTGATCGTCATAGTGCGCAGAGCCTCCCCTTCTCTATGGAGTACGTTCTCTGCTCCACCCGTTTTGCAAACTGCTTGTCGTGGGTGATCAGAAGGATGCCGGCCCCATTTTGCCTGAGGTCCCTGATAATCGACAGCGCAGTATGATACGTCAGGGCACTGTCCAGCTCATCAAGGATGTAGAACGGTCGTTCCAAAAGGTAATAGACGGCTGCCTGAAGAGCCTTGCGCAGCGGATAACTCATGGTAGCTGGAGTATCGGAAAGGGAGAGCCCGAACAGATCGGCACAATGCTCGACTTTCCTGCGGATCTCTTCCGACTTAAGGTCACGCCTTCTTCGCAGTGACCAGGAGAGCTCATCCTGTACGGTGGGAAGAAAAATCTGCAGATCGGGGTTCTGGAAGAGATACCCCACCTTCTTGGAGAGCTCTTTTCCTGACAAGGCGGAGCCATCCACCTGTATGGAGCCACCCAGATACCCATCCAGGCCGCAAAGTATCCGGGAGAAGGAGCTTTTTCCGCTTCCGTTCGGACCGACCAAGGTAACCAGCTCACCGCTCTGGAGTGTGAAATGCGGAACATGGACTTTGAAGGAAGCCTCTTCCAACGTGCTCATCCTTCTGCGTTCGGCAACCAAGTCGGTACAGACCAACTGTCGCATGACGGGTGGAGCGCACACCTGGGAATCCAGTGGGTTGGCAAGATCATCCTGGCAAAGCTGGGAAAAACGGCAGAGCAACTCCTTTCGTACGGGGGAGACGACCTTCTTGCCGTCCAATAGGAGCACTTGGTCAAAGAGCTTGTCAAACTCGGCCAGATAGCGGCTGGCAAGTACCAAAATGGTCTTGTTCCCCTTCTCTATCAACTCCTTGAGTTGGTCCCGCCACTTCTGGTCCAGATCATCAAAAGCTTCGTCCAGGATCCAGAACCGGGCATCAATTGCCTCGGTGACTGCAAGCAGGACACGCTTGCGCTCGCCCCCGCTCAACTCCTGCGAACTGGAGGTCCTGAGTCGATCGAGGCCCCAATGCTTGAGTGCGGCTTCAACCCTGCCTTTGATCTCTTCCTGTGATAGGCCCAAGGATTCAAGGGGGAAAGCCACCTCCTCCTCCACTGAATTCGCCACAAACTGCTCTTGGGGGTTCTGTGATACATAGGTGCATTCACTGAGCAGTTGCCAAGGCTCGACAGCAGAGAGATCATTGCCGAACACCTTGAGGTTCCCCTCAAGCGTCCCGGGAAAATATTTGGGACAGACCCCGCAGATGATCTTCGCCAACGTAGTCTTTCCCTTGTCGAACGGAGCGAGCAAGAGCGTCTTGCTGCCCGCTTCGACCTCCAGACTCAATCCTTCGAAGATGCTGTCACAAACATTTTCCCCATAGCTGTGGTAGGTGAAGCTGAGGTTTGTGATGGAGAGTGCTTTTTGCATAGGCACCCTAGACTTCGCCAGGGAGCTCGTCGAACCGCTTGGCGATGGTCCCATAGACCACCTCGTGGAGATTGGCTATCTGATTCTCATCCAATGTTGCCGTATCGATGGGTTCTGAGATGGAAAAATATGCATGCACCCGCTTTAGCCCTTGCAGATGTTCCAGTCCTGCACGAAGGCCCTTGATCGTAATCGGCACGATGACAGCCTTGGACCGGGTAGCCAGTTTCAGGCTCCCGTTCTTCAGCTCACCGATTTTCCCGCTCTTGCTTCGTGTGCCCTCGGGGAAGATGAGCATGCTCCTCCCATCCTTCAGGTACTGGACCCCTTTGAGAATGGCTTTCACTGCATCGTGAGGGCTGGTCCGTTCTATGAAGATGCAACCCAGTGCATAACACCAGAGATTGATGATGGGTATCCGCCTCACCTCTGCTTTCGCAAGGATACTGGCCCAAAGCTTGGCAGGCCCCACGAATGCTACGATATCGAGCATGCTCTGGTGGTTGGCCATATAGCAGATGTTCGTTGCCGCGGGCAGATTCTCCCGTCCATCAACATGCACGGTGATTCCGAGAAAGAAGAGGATGGAGCTGCCGATGAAGTGACCGCTGTGTTCCAAATGGCGCTCGGCTTGTTTCCTCAGGCCAAAAAACCTGAGCAGGAAAGCAGGAACAAAGCCATAGAGGGGGGAGAGGATCAAAATGGGGAGGACAAACAGGGCTGCAAACGCAATACGAATCTTTTTCATGCAATCTCCTCCAACGTGCTAGGAAAAGTCCTGCGTTTTGTACAGTTTGGCATAGTGGCCATTTTTCTGGAGCAACTCGCTGTGGGTGCCCGACTCAACCAGTGTACCCTCATCAAGGACCAAGATGCAATCGGCATTCTTCACTGTCGTCAACCGATGAGCGATGACCAGAGCGGTCCTCCCCTTGGATAGACGGGCAAACGCTTCACTGATCAGCTCTTCGCTTTCGGTATCCAGACTACTGGTAGCCTCATCGAAAATCAGGATCGGAGGGTTTTTCAGAAAGACCCGTGCAATGGAGATGCGCTGTTTCTGTCCACCACTGAGCAGTGTCCCGCGTTCTCCGACCTGGGTATCAAGGCCCAGGGGAAGCGAGCGCACGAACGAACCGAGATTTGCCGCATCAAGAGCTGCCCAAAGCTGCTCATCGGTTGCATCAACCTTGCCGTATTTCAGGTTCTCGCGGATGGTGTCGTCAAACAGGAAGACATTCTGCTGCACAAAGCCGATATTCTGGCGAAGAGAACTCTGCTTGAGCGAGTTGATATCCTGCCCGTCTATGAGAATCCGGCCGCTCGTCGGCTCATAAAAACGAGGAATGAGGGAGGCAAAGGTACTCTTGCCAGCCCCGGATTCACCAACCAAAGCAACCGTCGTGCCACCGGTGAGGGTAACCGTGAGGTCTTTCAGTACGTCTGAGGACGAGTTGTCATAGGAGAAGCTGATCTGGTCGAAAACGACCGTTCCCTCCTCGACCTTGAGAGCCTTCGCATCCTTTGCATCCTGGATGGAGGGATCCTCGTCCATGACTTGGGTAAAGCGCTCAAAACTTGCCATACCCTGCTGAAGCTGCTCGGTGAAGTTGATCAGGCGGTCGATGGGAGGAAGCACCACCCCGACATACAGGATGAAGGTCACCAAATCATAGCTTTGCACCTTCCCCATGAAAATGAGGATGGTTCCGCCGGCAATGGTGCAAAAATAGTAGAGCTCACGGAAGAATCCGAGAATTGAGTGGTAGCGGCCCATCACCCGATACTGCTGCATCTTGCTGTCACGCAGCACGTCGTTGACCTGATTGAACTTCGCTTCCTGGTACGACTCCCTTCCGAAGGATTTCACCTCACGAATGCCCATCAGGGAGTTTTCCACGTTGCTGTTCACATCGGCAACCGTGGTGCGCACCTTGCGAAACGATGCTTTCATCCGCATGCCATAGTAGATGCCATAGAACACCATGATGGGAAGCGGAATCATCGATACCAAGGAGAGCGGCACGCTGTAGGAGAACATGACGATGTAGGACCCGAGAATGGTTGCCACACTGATGAGCAAATCTTCCGGGGCATGATGGGCCATTTCGGTGATCTGAAACAGGTCATTGGTAATGCGGCTCATCATGTGGCCGGTCTTCGTCTTGTCGAAGTATCCGAAGGAGAGCTTTTGCAGATGGGCAAAGAGCTCGCTGCGCATGTCAGTCTCCATCTTCACTCCCAGAATATGCCCCCACGTCACCCTGATGTACTGACAGACAGCCTGCAGGATGTAGATGAGAAGCATCAAGCCGAAGATGATGACCATGTTGCGCAGATTCTGGGAGGGTATCTCCACCCTGAGCAGTTGCCTGGTCAAGGTGGGGAACAGGATGGCAAGGGCGCTGGCAAATATGGCAACACC includes:
- a CDS encoding ABC transporter ATP-binding protein; the encoded protein is MQKALSITNLSFTYHSYGENVCDSIFEGLSLEVEAGSKTLLLAPFDKGKTTLAKIICGVCPKYFPGTLEGNLKVFGNDLSAVEPWQLLSECTYVSQNPQEQFVANSVEEEVAFPLESLGLSQEEIKGRVEAALKHWGLDRLRTSSSQELSGGERKRVLLAVTEAIDARFWILDEAFDDLDQKWRDQLKELIEKGNKTILVLASRYLAEFDKLFDQVLLLDGKKVVSPVRKELLCRFSQLCQDDLANPLDSQVCAPPVMRQLVCTDLVAERRRMSTLEEASFKVHVPHFTLQSGELVTLVGPNGSGKSSFSRILCGLDGYLGGSIQVDGSALSGKELSKKVGYLFQNPDLQIFLPTVQDELSWSLRRRRDLKSEEIRRKVEHCADLFGLSLSDTPATMSYPLRKALQAAVYYLLERPFYILDELDSALTYHTALSIIRDLRQNGAGILLITHDKQFAKRVEQRTYSIEKGRLCAL
- a CDS encoding lysophospholipid acyltransferase family protein: MKKIRIAFAALFVLPILILSPLYGFVPAFLLRFFGLRKQAERHLEHSGHFIGSSILFFLGITVHVDGRENLPAATNICYMANHQSMLDIVAFVGPAKLWASILAKAEVRRIPIINLWCYALGCIFIERTSPHDAVKAILKGVQYLKDGRSMLIFPEGTRSKSGKIGELKNGSLKLATRSKAVIVPITIKGLRAGLEHLQGLKRVHAYFSISEPIDTATLDENQIANLHEVVYGTIAKRFDELPGEV
- a CDS encoding ABC transporter ATP-binding protein; its protein translation is MLKRFLSYYRPYKGLFFLDMGVAIFASALAILFPTLTRQLLRVEIPSQNLRNMVIIFGLMLLIYILQAVCQYIRVTWGHILGVKMETDMRSELFAHLQKLSFGYFDKTKTGHMMSRITNDLFQITEMAHHAPEDLLISVATILGSYIVMFSYSVPLSLVSMIPLPIMVFYGIYYGMRMKASFRKVRTTVADVNSNVENSLMGIREVKSFGRESYQEAKFNQVNDVLRDSKMQQYRVMGRYHSILGFFRELYYFCTIAGGTILIFMGKVQSYDLVTFILYVGVVLPPIDRLINFTEQLQQGMASFERFTQVMDEDPSIQDAKDAKALKVEEGTVVFDQISFSYDNSSSDVLKDLTVTLTGGTTVALVGESGAGKSTFASLIPRFYEPTSGRILIDGQDINSLKQSSLRQNIGFVQQNVFLFDDTIRENLKYGKVDATDEQLWAALDAANLGSFVRSLPLGLDTQVGERGTLLSGGQKQRISIARVFLKNPPILIFDEATSSLDTESEELISEAFARLSKGRTALVIAHRLTTVKNADCILVLDEGTLVESGTHSELLQKNGHYAKLYKTQDFS